Genomic DNA from Ruminococcus sp. OA3:
ATACCGCAAAGTTTATGTAAATTGTAAATGATAAATCATATGTAAAACGGTGTTATGCAGTTATGAAAACGATTGAAAACTGCCGGTTTTTCAATCGTTTTCTATCTTTTTTTGTAACATTCTTTGTGTTCCAGAAAACAGCCCTCCTCATGGGAATAGATGATCCCGACCGCCTGCATGTACGCGTAAATGATTGTTGTTCCCACAAACTTCATGCCACGCTTTTTCAAGTCACTGGAAACAGCATCTGACAGACTGGAATTCGCCAACCCTTTCTCATAGATTACCTCTCCCTCTGTCCAGTGCCAGAGGTAATTTGAAAAGCTTCCATACTCATTTTGTATCTCTTTGAATACATTGGCATTATTCACTGCTGCCTTAATTTTCAGTTTGTTTCGGATGATATCAGAATTATTCTGCAGGGAAACCATTTTTGCCTCATCATAAGTGCAGACCTTTTCTAAATCAAAATCATCAAACGCCTTCCGAAAAGCGTCCTGTTTATTGAGAACACACTCCCACGTCAGCCCTGCCTGAAAGGATTCCAGAACCAGCATCTCAAACAGCCTTTGGTCATCATAGACCGGAACACCCCATTCATCATCGTGATATCTTATGTAGCGCTCATTCTTCGGGTTTGCCCAACGGCAGCGGCATTTCTTATCTTTCCACTCCATACCTCAATCCTCTATTCTATCTCAAAATCTACTGACTAAAATTACTGTAGAACCAACCCCTGCCGGCAGTAAAACGCAGTACCCAACAGTCCGGATCACTGACACCTTCCGGATAGTAATAAACTGATTTTAAAGCCGGCAGTCAATATAATCCAGGAACCGTTTCACTGCAAGCGGTGCACTTTTTTTATCCCGCATCGCAAGTCCAATCTTTCGATAGGCAGGTATCTCCAGTTCTTTTATTACGATCCTGTACGGGACACGCTGCAAGACCAATTGCGGCAGAATACTGATACCCAGTCCGCTCTCTACCATAGACATAATCGCATAGTCGTCCCAGGTTGTAAAACGAACTTTCGGGGTTATCCCACAACGCTCAAATATTTCTGATACTTCAGTCTTTGCACCTTTTTCCAACAGCATAAAGGGATCCCCGCACAGCGCCCCCACCGGAAAATAATCACAGTCTGCCAGCGGATGATCTTCAGGCAATACCACAAGCAGCTTGTCCTGATCCAAAAAAACAGTCTCAAACTCCGGAAGTGTAGGAAGCCTGACAAATCCACAGTCTACTCTCCCCTCCGCGATCCAGTTCTCAATTTCCGTATAATCGCCCAACAACAATTCATAATCGATATCAGGATAGTCTTTTTGAAATTCCCTGATAATCTTTGGAATCCAATGTGTAGCTACACTGGAAAATGTTCCTATCCTGATCAGACCGGACTGCAGACCATTTAATCTGCTGACCTGAACCTGCAGCTTCTGATACTCCTCACATACACTTTTTGCAAACGGCAGAAGCTTCATTCCGTCAGAAGTCAGCCGGACCCCGGACCGCCCTCTCTCCAACAGTAAAACGTTCCACTCACGCTCCAGATCATGTATCATACGGCTGATACCCGACTGAGAATAACTCAGGATCTCTGCCGCCTTCGTGAAACTCCCGTATTCCACTGTTTTTATGAACGCCAAATGCTTTTGTATATTGAGTTCCAAAATCTATCCTCCAATCCATCTTATTTTGTCATGCTATTCATGATAAATATTCGCTTTTGTAATCCTTGTATTTATGCTACATTATATACATCTCATTTACAAGGACTTTTTTACAATTTGACAGGAAAGGACTCAGCGAAATATGTTTTATATAAACGAAATTTCATATATCACGTGTTTCAGTTACACCGGCAGACTGCATGGAAGAAATGCTGGGTACAAAAGTGCAGCGACGGCACGACAACCGGAT
This window encodes:
- a CDS encoding LysR family transcriptional regulator, coding for MELNIQKHLAFIKTVEYGSFTKAAEILSYSQSGISRMIHDLEREWNVLLLERGRSGVRLTSDGMKLLPFAKSVCEEYQKLQVQVSRLNGLQSGLIRIGTFSSVATHWIPKIIREFQKDYPDIDYELLLGDYTEIENWIAEGRVDCGFVRLPTLPEFETVFLDQDKLLVVLPEDHPLADCDYFPVGALCGDPFMLLEKGAKTEVSEIFERCGITPKVRFTTWDDYAIMSMVESGLGISILPQLVLQRVPYRIVIKELEIPAYRKIGLAMRDKKSAPLAVKRFLDYIDCRL
- a CDS encoding DNA-3-methyladenine glycosylase I gives rise to the protein MEWKDKKCRCRWANPKNERYIRYHDDEWGVPVYDDQRLFEMLVLESFQAGLTWECVLNKQDAFRKAFDDFDLEKVCTYDEAKMVSLQNNSDIIRNKLKIKAAVNNANVFKEIQNEYGSFSNYLWHWTEGEVIYEKGLANSSLSDAVSSDLKKRGMKFVGTTIIYAYMQAVGIIYSHEEGCFLEHKECYKKR